From Candidatus Manganitrophus morganii, the proteins below share one genomic window:
- a CDS encoding Rrf2 family transcriptional regulator — protein MLKLTKKTDYALMAINYMSCQGEEFIANTRTISEIYNIPLELLAKILQRLAKKGVIVSQNGPKGGYILAKEPSAITVGEVIRAIEGPVQIIRCHDGENTCLQTERCTVRSPLRRIESKIIELLDKTTLDQMYREEVIEEITVR, from the coding sequence ATGCTAAAACTAACAAAAAAGACAGACTATGCGCTCATGGCAATCAATTATATGTCCTGCCAAGGGGAAGAGTTCATCGCAAACACCCGAACGATCTCGGAAATATATAATATCCCATTGGAATTGTTAGCAAAAATACTTCAGAGGCTTGCAAAAAAAGGGGTCATCGTCAGCCAAAATGGACCGAAGGGTGGATATATCCTTGCCAAAGAACCCTCGGCGATCACCGTGGGTGAGGTGATCCGAGCGATAGAGGGTCCCGTCCAAATTATCCGGTGCCATGATGGAGAGAATACGTGTTTACAAACGGAACGTTGTACGGTCCGAAGCCCGCTCCGCAGAATTGAAAGCAAAATTATCGAGCTTTTAGATAAGACAACCCTCGATCAAATGTATCGAGAGGAAGTCATCGAAGAAATTACGGTTCGCTGA
- a CDS encoding IscS subfamily cysteine desulfurase — protein sequence MKFPIFMDNHSTTPMDPRVLEAMLPYFVEKFGNAASRNHAFGWEAEKAVDQAREQIAHLIHCDPKEIIFTSGATESDNLALKGVAEMYREKGNHIITVVTEHKAVLDSCKRLEKMGYEVTYLPVKADGMVDLDLLKAAITEKTILISVMMANNEIGVIQPVAEIGKIAKERGVIFHCDATQGVGKIPVDVQAMGIDVMAFSAHKMYGPKGIGALYVRKKNPRVRIAPIIDGGGHERGMRSGTLNVPGIVGFGKACELSDKEMVEESARLTQLRERLRQGILKGLDEVYLNGDPIQRLPGNLNMSFAYVEGESLLMGLKEIALSSGSACTTATLEPSYVLRSLGVGSDLAHSSLRFGLGRFNTEEEVDYVVQRVVETVRRLREMSPLYEMAKEGIDLKNVQWTQH from the coding sequence TTGAAATTCCCTATTTTCATGGATAATCATTCGACCACACCGATGGACCCCCGTGTTCTGGAAGCGATGCTTCCCTATTTTGTCGAAAAGTTCGGTAATGCCGCCAGTCGAAATCATGCGTTTGGCTGGGAAGCCGAAAAAGCGGTCGATCAGGCACGCGAACAGATTGCTCATCTGATTCATTGTGATCCGAAAGAAATTATCTTCACCAGCGGTGCAACCGAGTCGGACAATCTGGCCCTCAAAGGGGTCGCCGAGATGTATCGGGAGAAGGGGAACCATATTATTACGGTGGTCACTGAACACAAGGCGGTTTTGGACAGCTGCAAACGTCTAGAGAAGATGGGATATGAAGTCACTTATCTTCCGGTCAAGGCCGATGGAATGGTCGATCTCGATCTGCTCAAAGCGGCCATCACCGAAAAGACGATCCTGATCTCGGTGATGATGGCAAACAATGAAATCGGCGTAATCCAGCCGGTGGCCGAGATCGGCAAAATTGCCAAGGAACGAGGGGTCATTTTCCATTGCGATGCGACACAAGGGGTCGGTAAAATTCCGGTGGATGTCCAGGCGATGGGAATCGATGTGATGGCCTTCTCGGCCCACAAGATGTATGGCCCGAAGGGAATCGGCGCTCTTTACGTGAGGAAGAAAAATCCACGTGTCCGAATCGCGCCCATTATCGACGGCGGAGGGCATGAGCGGGGGATGCGATCGGGTACGCTCAATGTCCCTGGGATCGTCGGTTTTGGAAAGGCGTGCGAGCTTTCCGACAAAGAGATGGTTGAAGAATCGGCCCGCCTCACCCAGCTGCGGGAGAGACTCAGACAGGGGATTCTCAAGGGGTTGGATGAGGTTTATTTGAATGGAGATCCGATTCAACGGTTGCCGGGTAATCTCAATATGAGTTTTGCTTATGTCGAAGGAGAGTCACTTTTGATGGGTTTGAAAGAGATCGCCCTCTCCTCAGGATCGGCCTGTACCACCGCCACGTTGGAGCCGTCTTACGTTCTACGCTCCTTGGGGGTTGGGAGCGATTTGGCCCATTCTTCACTTCGATTTGGGTTGGGACGTTTCAATACGGAAGAAGAAGTCGACTACGTCGTTCAACGCGTGGTCGAGACGGTTCGACGGCTTCGAGAGATGTCCCCGCTCTATGAGATGGCCAAAGAGGGGATTGATCTTAAGAATGTTCAGTGGACACAACATTAA
- the iscU gene encoding Fe-S cluster assembly scaffold IscU has translation MAYSNKVIDHYNNPRNVGSLDKNAPEVGTGVVGAPECGDVMKLQLKVSNGVIEDAKFKTFGCGSAIASSSLATEMLKGKTLDEATGIKNTDIVNELNLPPVKIHCSVLAEDAIKAAIADYKKKNGLA, from the coding sequence ATGGCATACAGCAATAAAGTGATCGACCACTACAATAACCCCCGAAACGTCGGGTCGCTTGACAAGAACGCTCCTGAAGTTGGAACCGGAGTCGTCGGCGCGCCGGAGTGCGGGGACGTGATGAAGCTTCAATTGAAAGTGAGCAACGGCGTCATCGAAGATGCCAAATTCAAGACATTCGGCTGCGGCAGCGCCATCGCCAGCTCCAGCTTGGCCACGGAGATGCTCAAGGGGAAAACACTCGATGAGGCAACGGGGATCAAAAATACCGACATCGTCAACGAGCTGAATCTTCCTCCGGTGAAAATACATTGCTCGGTTCTGGCGGAAGATGCGATTAAGGCCGCCATCGCCGATTATAAGAAGAAAAACGGTCTGGCTTAA
- a CDS encoding iron-sulfur cluster assembly accessory protein encodes MESTTNQEQVIALTPNAVAAVKEIIEKKNLGQAGLRVGVQGGGCSGLSYNLNFETEVTPHDTSFEVDGLRVIVDQKSAIYLAGTTLDFSKELVGGGFKFLNPNAKRSCGCGESFSA; translated from the coding sequence ATGGAATCGACAACGAATCAGGAGCAGGTGATCGCTCTTACGCCGAATGCGGTGGCGGCGGTCAAAGAGATTATTGAGAAAAAAAACCTCGGCCAGGCCGGTTTGCGGGTCGGGGTACAGGGAGGCGGCTGCTCGGGTCTCTCGTATAACCTGAATTTTGAAACAGAGGTGACCCCCCACGATACTTCTTTCGAGGTGGACGGCCTTCGGGTGATCGTCGATCAGAAAAGCGCGATTTACCTTGCCGGAACGACGCTCGACTTCAGCAAAGAATTGGTCGGGGGAGGTTTCAAATTTCTCAATCCGAATGCGAAGCGCAGCTGTGGATGCGGCGAGTCTTTCTCTGCATGA
- the hscB gene encoding Fe-S protein assembly co-chaperone HscB, translated as MKLSGTSEITKRACWKCGAPIASLDVCTECAALQPFPEGIDYFTLFGIGPRLKIDPAGLEATFYALSRKFHPDFYQKKSSEEQAISLENSALVNKAYRTLRDPLQRTEYLIQQFDGGNAVSTEAPADLFDEILELQELLESVKESSGDSSRRGQLRDALTNEQARFEQIQDQGKQALERIATEWDGLQEISEKREWTEEQRRLLSGMKKIVSRRAYLDRVLNDIQTGIETLEKGS; from the coding sequence TTGAAGCTCTCTGGAACATCGGAAATCACAAAAAGAGCCTGTTGGAAGTGCGGTGCTCCGATCGCGTCGCTCGATGTCTGCACCGAATGTGCCGCCTTGCAGCCTTTTCCAGAAGGGATCGACTATTTTACCCTGTTTGGAATCGGGCCTCGTTTGAAGATCGATCCGGCCGGGCTCGAAGCGACGTTTTATGCATTGAGCCGCAAGTTCCACCCCGATTTCTATCAAAAGAAATCTTCGGAGGAGCAGGCGATCAGCCTCGAGAATTCGGCCCTTGTGAATAAGGCCTACCGCACGCTCAGAGATCCTCTTCAAAGAACGGAGTATTTAATCCAACAGTTCGATGGCGGAAACGCCGTTTCAACGGAGGCGCCGGCCGATCTTTTTGATGAGATTTTAGAACTGCAGGAATTATTGGAGAGTGTGAAAGAAAGCTCGGGTGATTCGAGCCGAAGGGGGCAACTCCGCGATGCCCTTACGAATGAGCAAGCCCGGTTTGAGCAGATTCAGGATCAGGGGAAGCAGGCGCTGGAGCGGATTGCGACCGAATGGGACGGGCTCCAAGAGATTTCGGAGAAAAGGGAATGGACGGAAGAACAGCGGCGGCTTCTTTCAGGGATGAAGAAAATCGTGTCGCGCCGCGCTTATCTCGATCGAGTATTGAACGACATTCAAACCGGAATTGAAACGTTAGAGAAAGGAAGTTAG
- the hscA gene encoding Fe-S protein assembly chaperone HscA, with amino-acid sequence MPRVVGIDLGTTNSLVAYMDKGTPRVIADAQERVILPSVVSFGWEGRPDGVIVGEEAKKHLITHPDRTIYSIKRFMGKGMEDVGGDRSFVPYALSGGQQEVVRISVAGKLYTPPEISAFILRELKQRAEAFFKEPVRQAVITVPAYFNDSQRQATKDAGKIAGLEVLRIVNEPTAASLAYGLQKKKEGTIVVYDLGGGTFDVSILKIKNGIFEVLSTNGDTHLGGDDVDRQLMLLIAREISAQSGTDLSNSPDVLQEIRLASEEAKCRLSFEEKAEIALSFPDKKIDYRRTISRTDFDTLINDFVEKTLGPCRQALADAHLKPEQVDEVILVGGSTRIPLVRKKVADLFKKTPHSELNPDEVVALGAAVQADILAGGITNMLLLDVTPLSLGIETMGGVVSRLIPRNTTIPTSAKESFTTFVDGQKSVSIHVVQGERELVKDCRSLAKFNLTEIDPMPAGIPRIEVTFMIDANGILNVTAKELRSGKAQSIEVKPTYGLTDGEVEKMISDSIEHARADLNERMFIEARNEAESVLRHTEKALSQGAALIAPAEKAEIEKSMAGLKEAMNGTDHHRVREALDRLDQSTKQLAETLMNQTLKETLQEKKLSDL; translated from the coding sequence ATGCCGAGAGTGGTGGGAATCGATCTGGGGACCACGAACAGCCTGGTCGCCTACATGGACAAAGGAACTCCCCGGGTCATCGCGGACGCGCAAGAGAGGGTCATTCTCCCCTCCGTCGTCTCATTTGGATGGGAAGGCCGACCCGACGGCGTGATCGTCGGAGAAGAGGCGAAGAAACATCTGATCACCCACCCGGATCGAACGATTTATTCGATCAAGCGTTTCATGGGAAAGGGGATGGAAGATGTCGGCGGCGATCGATCCTTCGTCCCTTACGCGCTCTCGGGAGGGCAGCAGGAGGTCGTCCGGATTTCCGTCGCCGGGAAGCTCTATACCCCCCCGGAGATCTCCGCCTTTATCTTGAGAGAGCTGAAGCAGCGGGCGGAGGCATTCTTCAAAGAGCCGGTCCGCCAGGCGGTCATTACCGTTCCGGCCTATTTCAACGACAGCCAGCGGCAGGCAACCAAAGACGCCGGGAAGATCGCCGGGCTTGAAGTGCTTCGAATCGTCAATGAGCCGACCGCTGCATCGCTCGCTTATGGACTCCAGAAGAAGAAAGAAGGAACGATCGTCGTCTACGATCTCGGCGGGGGAACGTTCGACGTTTCGATCCTGAAGATTAAAAACGGCATCTTCGAGGTTCTTTCGACCAACGGCGATACCCATCTCGGCGGCGATGATGTCGATCGACAGCTGATGCTCCTGATCGCTCGCGAGATCTCGGCTCAGAGCGGAACCGATCTTTCCAACTCGCCTGATGTTCTTCAGGAGATCCGGTTGGCGTCGGAGGAGGCCAAGTGCCGGCTTTCATTCGAAGAGAAGGCGGAGATTGCGCTCTCTTTTCCCGATAAAAAGATCGATTATCGCCGGACGATTTCACGGACCGATTTCGATACGCTCATCAATGACTTCGTCGAGAAGACCTTGGGGCCGTGTCGTCAGGCGCTGGCCGATGCCCATCTCAAACCGGAACAGGTCGATGAGGTGATTCTGGTCGGTGGATCGACCCGGATTCCGCTGGTCAGAAAAAAGGTCGCCGATCTCTTCAAGAAGACCCCTCACAGCGAGTTGAATCCGGACGAGGTGGTGGCGCTCGGTGCCGCCGTCCAGGCCGATATCCTCGCGGGCGGGATCACCAACATGCTCCTGCTCGATGTGACCCCCCTCTCGCTCGGGATTGAAACGATGGGCGGGGTCGTCAGCCGGTTGATTCCGAGAAATACCACGATCCCGACGAGCGCAAAGGAGTCGTTCACGACTTTTGTGGACGGGCAGAAGTCGGTCTCGATTCATGTTGTCCAGGGGGAGCGGGAGTTGGTGAAAGATTGCCGGAGCCTTGCGAAATTCAATCTGACCGAGATCGATCCGATGCCGGCCGGCATTCCGAGAATTGAGGTGACCTTCATGATCGATGCCAACGGCATCCTCAATGTGACCGCCAAGGAGTTAAGGAGCGGGAAGGCGCAGTCGATCGAGGTGAAGCCGACTTATGGATTGACCGATGGAGAAGTCGAAAAGATGATCTCCGATTCGATCGAGCACGCCCGTGCGGATCTCAACGAACGGATGTTCATCGAAGCGCGAAACGAAGCGGAGTCGGTGCTGCGTCATACGGAGAAGGCCCTCTCCCAGGGGGCGGCATTGATCGCTCCGGCCGAAAAAGCGGAAATTGAAAAAAGCATGGCCGGTTTAAAAGAGGCGATGAACGGAACAGACCATCATCGCGTGCGCGAAGCGCTCGACCGGCTCGATCAGTCGACGAAGCAGCTTGCCGAAACGTTGATGAATCAAACATTAAAAGAGACGCTTCAGGAAAAGAAGCTCTCTGATTTATAG
- a CDS encoding 2Fe-2S iron-sulfur cluster-binding protein, producing MPKVTFKLGDVGQDVTVEAKEGQSILDVALDNHIDLEHNCGGNCACTTCHVIVREGTEKHLSEMDEDEEDRLDTAEGLTLTSRLGCQARIKGDVVVEIPKNTQTFRKAEQH from the coding sequence ATGCCGAAAGTGACTTTTAAATTAGGAGATGTGGGACAGGACGTGACCGTCGAAGCGAAGGAGGGGCAGTCGATCCTCGACGTGGCGCTCGACAATCATATCGACCTGGAGCACAACTGCGGGGGAAACTGCGCCTGCACCACCTGTCATGTGATCGTCCGGGAAGGAACGGAGAAACATCTCTCCGAAATGGATGAAGACGAAGAAGACCGTCTCGATACGGCGGAGGGGTTGACGCTCACCTCCCGGCTCGGGTGTCAGGCCCGGATCAAAGGAGATGTCGTGGTCGAGATTCCGAAGAACACGCAGACGTTCCGAAAAGCCGAGCAGCACTGA
- the iscX gene encoding Fe-S cluster assembly protein IscX: protein MKMGWHDSEEIAILLLEKHPNLDPLTVRFTDLHKMVTELPGFEDDPKKSNEAILEAIQMAWHEEYQDAQG from the coding sequence ATGAAAATGGGCTGGCACGATTCCGAGGAAATTGCGATTTTGCTCTTGGAGAAACATCCGAATCTCGATCCCCTCACGGTCCGGTTTACCGATCTGCACAAGATGGTGACCGAGCTTCCCGGCTTCGAAGACGACCCGAAGAAGTCGAACGAGGCGATCTTGGAGGCGATCCAGATGGCCTGGCATGAGGAATATCAGGACGCCCAGGGTTGA
- a CDS encoding DsrE family protein, translating to MTRSVVILIRSDPETSHRAVEGIRIALGLASGDHAVEVILTGRAPLLLTPDTDTFVDGEMAEKFLSTLQEFIPTFYIDQESAKEVALSESDYKTVSLSKKEIAEKIAAAQRFALF from the coding sequence ATGACACGCAGCGTCGTCATCCTGATTCGAAGCGATCCCGAGACAAGTCACCGCGCCGTCGAAGGGATCCGGATCGCCCTCGGTCTCGCCTCCGGAGATCATGCGGTGGAGGTGATCCTTACCGGCCGCGCGCCGCTTCTCTTAACGCCCGATACCGACACCTTCGTCGACGGCGAGATGGCGGAGAAGTTCCTCTCCACCCTCCAGGAATTTATCCCCACCTTTTATATCGATCAGGAAAGCGCCAAAGAAGTCGCTCTCTCCGAGAGCGATTACAAGACGGTCTCCCTCTCAAAAAAAGAGATCGCCGAAAAAATTGCGGCCGCCCAACGTTTCGCCCTTTTTTAG